In Ruminococcaceae bacterium R-25, a genomic segment contains:
- a CDS encoding ABC-type glycerol-3-phosphate transport system substrate-binding protein, whose translation MKRTIVKAVSLVLASSFLLASASCAKKDKTKKAKTISEDTPWFEYTTIDAETGADPNKAIEYLYPEFAGSDDKYYVIYTQGRYRTPPENEIDYSTFDYNSYNFNYVAVIDRNTKKVVNHIDLNSGLDKEMLTYEHVDTANYIDGKVMVKTNRKIRDYDPLTGKVLDERPSLSNNIAPTSRFYKIGEYLLETEQIWDDYGRTTATLKVTAPDGNVTSFDFKDAGENPYLYTILTLNDTKALIPVSTAKGYKYYELDLSAGKLLSGKEKDYKWLDMGYLGEITTGTDGQIYSYTSGCISRIDAAKKSVEEVFNFEWCGMNWGLMNNNFKLIECSGDKLTFAGQTKIRSQYESASTNFQIVEFSRAAKNPNAGKTILELYSDNVDEVIGAAIQKFNEQSSKYYIVLADTYDSNDFVDDSAYNDIDNDDDWNKLKIEAAAGESNALAMDIINGEGPDILLNTDSFSRLNKSSYLVDLSPYVKDFGPDDYFTNIIEGARTNGVIYQLPVSFAINGISTDKKYAGASGVGFTLDEYKAFVKNDLNGFDPMMTGQAVYFTQLFNSMSEKFISNGKADFTGPEFKELAEYVKDNVPEKAMTWDDINDVEDEARSRAETWPIRGIGMFYMAARSSAKNATVLGTPSLDGRGPMYYCNFSVAISANSVDPDACGEFVKILLSDEIQTSIAMKDYFVINRKAFRSAGTAANNYYNNGGQEAAGGSGVFVATKLTEEDIDNIERVILSCSKMDCQDSDISIILIEEMPAYFLGQKSLDDVIKIAQNRAQKVLDERGK comes from the coding sequence ATGAAGAGAACTATCGTTAAGGCAGTTTCTTTGGTTTTGGCATCTTCATTTTTGCTGGCATCAGCATCATGCGCGAAAAAAGACAAGACCAAAAAGGCAAAGACAATCTCAGAAGACACGCCGTGGTTTGAGTACACTACGATCGATGCCGAGACCGGCGCAGATCCTAATAAAGCTATTGAGTACCTGTATCCGGAATTTGCGGGTTCTGACGACAAGTACTATGTCATCTACACCCAAGGCAGGTACCGGACGCCGCCCGAAAACGAGATCGACTACAGCACTTTTGACTACAACAGCTATAATTTCAACTATGTGGCGGTGATCGACAGGAATACCAAAAAAGTTGTCAACCACATTGATCTTAACAGCGGCCTTGATAAAGAAATGCTGACGTACGAGCATGTTGATACCGCCAATTATATAGACGGTAAGGTCATGGTAAAGACCAACCGCAAGATCAGAGATTACGATCCCCTGACAGGAAAAGTATTGGATGAGCGGCCGAGCCTTTCTAATAATATTGCCCCTACATCACGTTTTTATAAGATCGGAGAATATCTGCTTGAGACAGAGCAGATATGGGACGACTATGGCAGGACCACCGCTACTTTAAAGGTCACTGCACCTGACGGAAATGTCACTTCTTTCGATTTCAAAGATGCTGGCGAAAATCCCTATCTCTATACAATTCTCACTTTAAATGATACGAAGGCCCTGATTCCGGTAAGCACGGCAAAAGGTTACAAATACTATGAGTTAGACCTGTCAGCAGGTAAGCTCTTGTCCGGAAAAGAAAAAGACTATAAGTGGCTCGATATGGGTTACTTAGGCGAGATCACGACAGGTACTGACGGACAGATCTACAGCTATACATCAGGCTGCATTTCCAGAATAGATGCTGCGAAGAAAAGCGTTGAGGAAGTATTCAATTTCGAATGGTGCGGCATGAACTGGGGCTTAATGAACAATAACTTTAAGCTGATCGAATGTTCCGGTGACAAGCTGACCTTTGCCGGCCAGACAAAGATCAGGTCGCAGTATGAGAGCGCATCTACCAATTTCCAGATCGTTGAATTTTCGAGAGCAGCTAAAAATCCCAATGCCGGAAAGACCATCCTGGAACTCTATTCGGATAATGTGGATGAAGTTATCGGCGCTGCGATCCAAAAGTTCAATGAGCAGAGCAGCAAGTATTACATCGTGCTTGCCGATACTTACGACTCCAACGATTTTGTTGACGATTCGGCCTACAACGATATCGATAACGATGACGACTGGAACAAGTTAAAGATAGAGGCCGCAGCAGGGGAGAGCAATGCTCTTGCCATGGACATCATTAACGGCGAAGGCCCTGACATCCTTCTTAACACCGACAGCTTCAGCAGGCTCAATAAATCCAGCTATCTGGTGGACCTCTCACCCTACGTGAAAGACTTCGGTCCTGATGATTATTTCACGAACATAATCGAAGGCGCGAGGACAAACGGCGTCATCTACCAGTTACCGGTAAGCTTTGCTATCAACGGCATCAGTACTGACAAAAAATATGCGGGCGCGTCCGGCGTCGGATTTACGCTCGACGAATATAAGGCGTTCGTGAAAAACGATCTCAACGGCTTTGATCCCATGATGACAGGCCAAGCGGTGTATTTTACCCAGCTGTTCAATTCCATGAGCGAAAAATTCATCTCCAATGGCAAGGCTGATTTCACCGGTCCTGAATTCAAAGAGCTCGCCGAATACGTGAAGGACAACGTTCCCGAAAAGGCCATGACTTGGGATGACATCAATGATGTGGAAGACGAAGCGCGTTCCAGAGCCGAAACCTGGCCTATCAGGGGAATCGGAATGTTCTATATGGCGGCACGCAGCTCCGCAAAGAACGCCACTGTACTGGGAACCCCTTCATTAGACGGCAGAGGACCGATGTATTACTGCAATTTCTCAGTCGCGATCTCCGCTAACTCAGTCGATCCCGACGCCTGTGGCGAGTTCGTAAAGATCCTGCTCTCGGACGAGATCCAGACGAGTATTGCCATGAAAGATTATTTTGTAATAAACCGTAAGGCATTCAGGAGTGCCGGCACAGCCGCAAACAACTACTACAACAACGGCGGCCAGGAAGCTGCCGGCGGCTCCGGCGTCTTTGTCGCCACGAAGCTCACGGAAGAAGACATCGATAACATCGAGAGAGTTATCTTAAGCTGCTCGAAAATGGACTGCCAAGACTCCGACATCAGCATCATCCTGATAGAAGAAATGCCCGCTTATTTCCTCGGCCAGAAATCTTTGGATGACGTCATCAAGATCGCCCAGAACAGGGCACAGAAAGTGCTGGACGAGAGAGGAAAGTAG
- a CDS encoding dienelactone hydrolase: protein MSRRVTKIIGAILATVFLASCADFLTGMRPPETAPIPTTALITEATEESAELIPTDIPEPTQKPVPQFPEFDPNYDTTAPAMGYKTRSLTFFRDGNPITARITYPESEGPYKTIIISNGLYAGFGRYAAFAQRYTTYGYAVIEYQYQNGIAPSPYHDPDYLGDFIYEQVLDLYAVLDGAKKLPDVDPDNIYLFGHSMGGLVTSYVGTMRQTEVKGLILLDPSYYACKIMKFQGEKTIRTDIYPLISRCYIPVVIISGTKAFASEPNKKFDQARASLPYCDYYVIDGASHTFKGEYGNQAVDYSVEVIQRWEEEGRV, encoded by the coding sequence ATGAGCAGAAGAGTTACAAAAATCATTGGGGCAATACTTGCGACGGTCTTTCTTGCGTCCTGTGCTGACTTTCTGACAGGCATGAGACCGCCTGAGACTGCTCCTATACCGACGACTGCGCTGATTACTGAAGCGACCGAGGAGTCTGCTGAACTGATTCCCACAGACATTCCGGAACCTACTCAAAAGCCTGTTCCGCAGTTTCCTGAGTTCGATCCGAATTACGATACGACAGCGCCTGCGATGGGCTATAAGACCAGGAGCCTTACTTTCTTCCGTGACGGAAATCCGATCACGGCGAGGATCACTTATCCTGAATCGGAAGGGCCTTATAAGACGATAATTATTTCGAATGGGCTTTATGCCGGGTTCGGCAGATATGCAGCTTTCGCGCAGAGATATACCACCTACGGTTATGCCGTTATCGAGTACCAGTACCAGAACGGCATTGCGCCCTCGCCTTACCACGATCCGGACTATCTGGGCGACTTTATATACGAGCAGGTCTTAGACCTTTATGCGGTTTTGGACGGCGCGAAAAAACTCCCTGACGTAGATCCTGACAACATCTATCTTTTCGGCCACAGCATGGGCGGACTCGTCACCTCTTATGTCGGCACGATGCGCCAGACTGAGGTCAAGGGCCTGATCCTCTTAGATCCCAGCTACTATGCATGCAAGATAATGAAGTTCCAGGGCGAAAAGACCATCAGGACGGACATCTATCCTTTGATCTCACGCTGCTACATACCGGTCGTCATCATCAGCGGCACCAAAGCTTTTGCGTCTGAGCCCAACAAAAAGTTCGACCAGGCGAGAGCCTCCCTGCCTTACTGCGACTACTATGTCATTGATGGCGCTTCCCACACCTTCAAGGGCGAGTACGGCAACCAGGCCGTCGACTACTCCGTCGAAGTCATCCAGAGGTGGGAAGAAGAGGGCAGAGTGTAA
- a CDS encoding DNA-binding transcriptional LysR family regulator — MEIKNLRYFLAVAREENMSHAAELMHVTQPTLSKALKALEDELGKKLFTRHSFSIKLTDEGMLLRDRAEDLVAMADKIEQEFISLDDITGGDIYFGLGESYQIALLAREIKKLKDRYPSFTYHITSGDTEQVTEKLDKGILDFGVICELPNKEKYEYLPFPASDRWGAVMLKSHPLAKKKNIKVSDLIGQPLFCSEQSWNIEIPEWAGERFSELHLEGSFRLSYNASMFAKEGLGILLTFEHLINCSEESDLVFRPLSPKQETKLYLIWNKYQTFTPIAEKFLAQVKESF; from the coding sequence ATGGAGATAAAGAACCTTCGCTACTTTCTTGCAGTTGCCAGAGAAGAGAACATGTCCCATGCTGCAGAGCTCATGCACGTGACGCAGCCTACCTTATCAAAGGCGCTTAAAGCTCTTGAAGACGAACTGGGCAAAAAGCTCTTTACCCGTCACAGCTTCTCCATCAAGCTGACTGATGAAGGCATGCTGCTCCGCGACCGTGCCGAAGACCTTGTCGCAATGGCAGATAAGATCGAGCAGGAATTCATCTCCCTTGATGACATTACAGGTGGCGATATTTATTTCGGGCTTGGAGAATCGTATCAGATAGCCCTGCTTGCACGCGAGATAAAGAAGCTAAAAGACAGATACCCGTCCTTTACCTACCACATAACAAGCGGTGATACGGAGCAGGTAACCGAGAAGCTGGACAAAGGCATACTCGATTTCGGTGTGATATGCGAGCTTCCCAATAAGGAAAAGTATGAATATCTCCCGTTCCCGGCATCGGACCGCTGGGGTGCGGTCATGTTAAAGAGCCACCCTTTGGCAAAGAAAAAGAATATAAAGGTCTCAGACCTTATCGGCCAGCCGCTCTTCTGCTCAGAACAAAGCTGGAATATCGAGATACCTGAATGGGCCGGCGAACGCTTCTCTGAGCTTCATCTGGAAGGCTCATTCCGCCTTTCTTATAATGCATCCATGTTTGCGAAAGAAGGTCTGGGAATCCTTCTTACATTCGAACATCTGATAAACTGTTCCGAAGAAAGCGACCTTGTATTCCGTCCGCTGTCTCCGAAGCAGGAAACAAAGCTGTATCTGATCTGGAACAAATACCAGACATTTACGCCTATAGCCGAGAAATTCCTTGCACAGGTAAAGGAGTCGTTCTAG
- a CDS encoding putative transposase/invertase (TIGR01784 family), with protein MKFKKEHNPEDLRRLSALRLIDDDFMTICFDGYIEGAELLLKIILERDDLKVSEVKAQKVLKNIQGRDLRLDIYATDAEGKKYDIEIQRADKGAHQKRARYHSSLVDSEMLKPGEEFTDLRENYVIFITENDVLGSGRPIYHVDRVIREDNVHFNDGEHIIYVNGSVKAKDTALGKLMSDLYCTNADDMNYEELSKKVRTYKETEEGVNTMCDILDEMKNDIRIENAKMMLEIGKMTFEEIAVCSGLSIEKVRELAGNKSA; from the coding sequence ATGAAGTTCAAAAAGGAACACAATCCGGAAGATCTAAGGCGCCTTAGTGCTCTCCGCCTCATAGACGATGACTTCATGACCATCTGTTTTGACGGCTACATCGAAGGCGCTGAATTGCTTTTGAAGATCATTCTGGAAAGAGACGATCTGAAAGTCTCAGAAGTTAAGGCTCAGAAGGTCCTGAAAAACATTCAGGGAAGAGATTTAAGGCTGGATATCTATGCTACCGATGCAGAAGGGAAGAAGTACGACATAGAGATCCAGCGTGCAGATAAAGGCGCGCACCAGAAGCGTGCCAGGTATCACTCGAGCCTGGTCGATTCAGAGATGTTAAAACCGGGCGAGGAATTCACCGATCTTCGCGAAAACTACGTGATATTCATTACCGAGAATGACGTGCTCGGTTCAGGCAGGCCGATCTATCACGTAGACCGTGTCATCCGGGAGGATAATGTGCATTTTAATGACGGGGAGCATATAATATACGTAAATGGATCGGTGAAAGCGAAAGATACTGCTCTCGGCAAGCTCATGAGCGACCTGTACTGCACAAATGCAGACGACATGAACTACGAAGAGCTGTCGAAAAAGGTTAGAACCTACAAGGAAACTGAGGAAGGAGTGAATACTATGTGCGATATATTAGATGAGATGAAAAATGACATTAGAATTGAGAATGCAAAAATGATGCTCGAAATTGGAAAAATGACTTTTGAAGAAATAGCAGTATGTTCCGGTCTCTCCATTGAGAAAGTACGTGAGCTGGCAGGCAATAAGTCAGCATAA
- a CDS encoding ABC-type glycerol-3-phosphate transport system substrate-binding protein (partial gene), giving the protein QNGTAAVRAESWDSKAQRSIDREYTIDIETETVTGFIDYGGIDDFWFRGSYKVGNYKIDSLYRYMVDANENRYWLLRITSPDGNQTEITFEDQDEWYDELPSIFALDDRTALVPIDRKPEYVFYKLDLTNCKATKADSKEFQWLEPDKLRRASNGSDGKVYFTTRRGISSLDFENKNAKQVFDFNNCNVNRRYMEDLEIAECSGDSFLFCGSYESPDMRSSIFIENYAIVELKKVKENPHAGKKIIELCSYDGYLNGTLYDAIIKYNEISSDYHIEFSDRYIMNAYSDFGDINSSDEYDSALLGANGKLSDALAMDIMNGEGPDILMNTSRLGQLNNDNFLIDLSVYTQELDSSKYYTNIINGAKTDGKLYQIPISYTIEGIQTSPEYAGKTKIGFTPGEYEKFISEELNGKDLIESGQAIYFTKLFTAMSDEFITGGRADFSSSRFADIAGYVKETVPQNSETWNTVTDGVPEDPYEIATKGVKTAIYCNCPGISGYLVKRYQIKDGTTILGIPSSDGRGPMFGTDISVAVSKNAVNIDACVEFVKMLLTDGVQEDLAMNDKFVLNRVAFRKSCSAAIEYYNSSEGKDNLFDYEIGTNVPRRSKFQDEEIDNMENIILSCSKSNSSDAAISTILMEEMPAYFLGQKDLDSVIKIAQDRAQKVLDERG; this is encoded by the coding sequence TATATGGTTGATGCGAACGAAAATCGATACTGGCTTTTAAGAATCACTTCTCCGGATGGAAATCAAACAGAGATTACTTTTGAAGATCAAGACGAATGGTATGATGAGCTTCCATCAATTTTTGCGTTAGATGATAGAACTGCGCTTGTTCCAATTGACAGAAAACCAGAATATGTTTTTTATAAACTGGATCTTACGAATTGCAAGGCAACAAAGGCTGATTCAAAAGAATTTCAATGGCTTGAGCCGGATAAGCTGCGCCGTGCATCGAACGGTTCTGACGGCAAAGTATATTTTACAACACGAAGAGGTATCAGTTCGCTCGATTTTGAGAACAAGAATGCAAAGCAAGTATTTGATTTTAATAACTGTAATGTAAACAGAAGATATATGGAGGATTTGGAAATTGCTGAATGTTCAGGGGATTCATTTTTGTTCTGTGGCAGTTATGAATCTCCGGATATGCGCTCCTCTATATTTATAGAAAACTATGCTATCGTCGAATTAAAAAAGGTAAAGGAGAATCCTCATGCCGGCAAGAAAATAATAGAATTATGTTCTTATGACGGATACTTGAACGGGACATTATACGATGCAATCATCAAATATAACGAGATTAGCAGCGACTATCATATAGAATTCTCGGATCGCTACATCATGAATGCTTATTCTGATTTTGGCGATATAAACAGCAGTGATGAATATGATTCTGCTCTGCTTGGCGCGAACGGCAAATTGAGTGATGCGCTTGCCATGGACATCATGAACGGTGAAGGTCCTGATATCCTTATGAATACGAGCAGACTGGGTCAGCTTAACAATGATAACTTCCTGATTGATCTCTCGGTATATACTCAGGAACTGGATTCGAGCAAATACTACACCAACATAATAAACGGCGCGAAAACAGACGGAAAGCTGTATCAGATTCCGATAAGTTATACGATTGAAGGAATTCAGACATCTCCCGAATATGCAGGCAAGACAAAGATAGGTTTTACTCCGGGAGAGTATGAGAAATTCATATCAGAAGAACTTAACGGAAAAGATTTAATCGAGTCAGGCCAGGCAATCTATTTTACAAAGTTGTTTACCGCTATGAGCGATGAATTCATAACCGGCGGAAGAGCTGATTTTAGCAGTTCGAGATTTGCGGATATCGCAGGATATGTTAAAGAAACCGTGCCGCAGAATAGCGAGACATGGAATACGGTAACGGATGGGGTTCCGGAAGATCCGTATGAGATTGCAACGAAAGGTGTCAAGACTGCAATCTACTGTAACTGTCCCGGCATCAGCGGTTATCTTGTTAAGAGATATCAAATCAAGGATGGAACCACGATATTGGGAATTCCTTCTTCAGATGGCAGGGGCCCGATGTTCGGAACTGATATATCAGTCGCGGTATCAAAGAACGCTGTAAATATCGACGCCTGTGTTGAATTCGTAAAGATGCTTTTGACAGACGGGGTTCAAGAAGATTTGGCAATGAATGACAAGTTTGTTTTGAATCGTGTAGCATTTAGAAAGAGCTGCAGCGCTGCGATTGAATACTATAATTCATCTGAAGGCAAAGACAATCTGTTTGATTATGAGATAGGCACTAATGTTCCAAGACGCTCTAAATTCCAAGATGAAGAAATAGACAATATGGAAAACATCATTCTGAGCTGCTCAAAATCGAATTCATCTGACGCGGCAATATCCACAATCCTTATGGAAGAGATGCCGGCATACTTTTTAGGACAGAAGGATCTTGATTCTGTAATCAAGATAGCTCAGGACAGGGCACAGAAGGTATTAGATGAACGAGGCTAG
- a CDS encoding transcriptional regulator with XRE-family HTH domain, with translation MDQQKIGAFLKELRKEKNITQEQLADEMRVSRRTVSRWETGSNMPDLDILIDLSEYYNVDLKDILNGQRKSEDMDKELKDTVLKAAEYSNDDKEKMNKRFHFMFLSALVFLTVAMVAMFLLTGPASDIVNGTCLGVGYGMVVVGFILTSRYARQIRDFKMRLLGRK, from the coding sequence ATGGATCAGCAGAAGATAGGTGCATTTCTTAAGGAATTGAGAAAAGAGAAAAACATTACCCAGGAGCAGTTGGCTGACGAGATGAGGGTCTCCAGAAGGACCGTTTCGAGATGGGAGACGGGAAGCAATATGCCGGATCTCGACATCCTGATCGACCTTTCCGAGTACTACAATGTTGATCTCAAAGACATTCTGAACGGCCAGAGAAAGAGTGAAGATATGGATAAAGAATTGAAAGATACTGTCCTTAAAGCGGCAGAATACAGTAATGACGATAAGGAGAAGATGAATAAGCGTTTCCACTTTATGTTTTTGAGTGCGCTCGTATTCCTGACGGTTGCCATGGTGGCGATGTTCCTCCTTACAGGTCCTGCGAGCGACATCGTAAACGGTACATGCTTAGGCGTCGGCTACGGAATGGTAGTTGTAGGATTCATCCTGACGAGCAGGTATGCCAGACAGATCCGTGATTTCAAGATGCGTCTTTTAGGCAGAAAGTGA
- a CDS encoding acyl-ACP thioesterase (manually curated) — protein sequence MTNDKIYSQERSISSAYIDSGLKLGIAQAVLMVQDNLTECFNMMNCDGIYYRELGFFWVFTKSKFKFFKRPHWRETIEASTFTVQNSGLRTNVNSIFKDKNGETLLVANQEACVLDIEKHRPVPLSKVPYPQDGFPEKVFTEDFEKFDVPDQDYEEVYEQVIRSSNIDMSHHLNNIEYIKFALNVFSEEYLLNYEVRELEVHYTGESKEGQTLKILRSDKAEGTYIKIKESDRSVFEMKIRF from the coding sequence ATGACTAACGATAAGATTTATTCACAAGAACGGAGCATCAGCTCTGCATATATTGATTCAGGATTGAAACTTGGTATAGCTCAGGCTGTCCTTATGGTTCAGGATAACCTCACAGAATGCTTTAATATGATGAACTGCGACGGTATCTACTATAGAGAACTGGGTTTCTTTTGGGTGTTTACGAAGTCGAAATTCAAGTTCTTTAAGAGGCCTCATTGGCGTGAAACGATTGAAGCATCAACATTTACCGTTCAAAATTCGGGGTTGAGAACAAACGTCAACAGCATATTTAAGGATAAGAACGGAGAAACACTTCTGGTTGCAAATCAGGAGGCTTGTGTCTTGGATATCGAGAAGCACCGCCCGGTTCCGCTTTCAAAGGTTCCGTATCCGCAGGATGGATTTCCTGAGAAAGTGTTTACTGAAGACTTCGAGAAGTTTGATGTACCTGATCAGGACTATGAAGAAGTCTACGAGCAGGTCATAAGATCTTCTAATATCGACATGTCTCATCATCTCAATAATATTGAATATATCAAGTTTGCACTAAACGTATTCTCGGAAGAGTACTTGTTAAATTATGAAGTCCGCGAACTTGAAGTGCACTATACTGGAGAAAGCAAAGAGGGTCAAACTCTGAAGATCCTGAGAAGCGATAAAGCTGAAGGAACCTATATCAAGATCAAAGAAAGCGATCGCAGCGTGTTTGAGATGAAGATCAGGTTTTAA
- a CDS encoding TetR family transcriptional regulator, giving the protein MAETRRTQMTRHLFRTALVELMQEKPLHKITIKEICDKADLNRATFYLHYRDQDELFDEIIALFEKDITENIFKLTGEGDKVVLMSKYFDYIRNNSGLYTILMTDSGAKTRIVTDVLAELKAEMPVYGNELENRYVYTFLIDGTCSIIQRWIDNGFDLSTKDLARLIDNIYCTTHRKM; this is encoded by the coding sequence ATGGCAGAAACTAGAAGAACTCAGATGACCAGGCACCTTTTCAGGACCGCGCTAGTCGAACTCATGCAGGAAAAGCCCCTGCACAAGATAACGATCAAGGAGATCTGCGACAAGGCTGACCTTAACCGCGCGACCTTCTACCTTCATTACAGGGACCAGGATGAGCTTTTCGATGAAATCATAGCGCTTTTCGAAAAAGACATCACCGAGAACATCTTCAAGCTCACGGGCGAAGGCGACAAGGTCGTCTTAATGTCCAAATACTTCGATTACATCAGGAACAATTCCGGCCTTTACACGATCCTCATGACAGATAGCGGCGCCAAGACGCGTATCGTAACGGACGTTTTAGCCGAGCTCAAAGCCGAGATGCCGGTCTACGGGAACGAACTCGAAAACCGCTATGTCTACACTTTCCTGATCGACGGCACCTGCAGCATCATACAGCGCTGGATCGACAATGGGTTCGATCTAAGCACCAAAGATCTGGCCAGGCTCATCGACAACATCTACTGCACGACACACAGGAAGATGTGA
- a CDS encoding small GTP-binding protein, with protein sequence MFQIAELSRSKEAVKDKALRALSDAGVSCPIENGSDKVKIVFAGQYSAGKSSIIKMLTGDETIATGAKITTQETHTYEWNGLEIVDTPGVHTSLRPDHDEISYKAIAAADILVFVITNELFDSYMADHFRRLAIDKDKAGEMILVVNKMDRAAKGNTKEQQDIIREDLRDVLAPYTPEQLHLSFIDAQSYLDSVEEREGDPELADELLARSGYNEFIETLNSFVAEKTLSAKLTTDLYVLDNELDKAISDLTPGSEDSDIDALEENLKQQRHMLIDARTRIQRDVQDIFSDSAAKIREIGLDAAALVDSNITKEDLEEKIALYGKTAEELIESTRTKADDHVHSCFLELGQSFVDMESTEFSQNLKIRLVDKYDSLPDAVKKVFVTATDLEKKGDILVGTLVKSGIPEMLSLADSSYKAIRLTDNTQNFLRTSLHSMNTGTKLLNKAGKAGSVASKVANKSSSIFGVVGVGLELVLQFKEDYDEQLKLEAMKNNRQNIRSEFNTAATELDDYATDYIKQCVTDPMDQSVKSVEDNISELRSTRADRSEMCQKLEKIQKEVQALIERIHGAA encoded by the coding sequence ATGTTCCAGATCGCCGAATTGTCACGCTCAAAAGAAGCAGTTAAGGATAAGGCTCTCCGCGCGCTTTCAGATGCAGGCGTAAGCTGTCCTATAGAAAACGGTTCCGACAAAGTTAAGATCGTCTTTGCAGGACAGTATTCAGCAGGAAAGTCTTCGATAATAAAGATGCTCACGGGCGATGAGACTATTGCAACGGGCGCGAAAATAACGACCCAGGAGACCCACACTTACGAGTGGAACGGCCTTGAGATCGTTGACACTCCAGGCGTACACACCAGCCTTCGCCCTGACCACGACGAGATCTCATATAAGGCGATCGCAGCTGCAGATATCCTTGTTTTCGTGATCACGAACGAACTCTTCGATTCATACATGGCTGACCATTTCAGGCGCCTTGCGATCGATAAGGACAAAGCAGGCGAAATGATCCTCGTCGTTAACAAGATGGACCGTGCGGCAAAGGGCAACACAAAAGAGCAGCAGGACATAATCAGAGAAGACCTGCGAGACGTTCTTGCGCCCTATACGCCCGAGCAGCTCCATTTATCCTTCATTGATGCCCAGTCCTATCTGGACAGCGTAGAAGAGCGTGAAGGCGATCCTGAGCTCGCTGACGAGCTCCTCGCAAGATCCGGCTATAACGAATTCATCGAAACACTTAATTCTTTCGTTGCCGAGAAGACACTGTCCGCAAAGCTTACGACAGATCTCTATGTTTTGGATAACGAACTCGACAAGGCTATCTCAGACCTCACACCAGGCTCAGAAGATTCCGATATCGATGCACTGGAAGAGAACTTAAAGCAGCAGCGCCACATGCTGATAGACGCGCGCACAAGGATCCAGAGAGACGTCCAGGATATCTTCTCTGACTCAGCAGCAAAAATCAGGGAGATTGGCCTTGATGCAGCAGCGCTGGTCGATTCGAACATCACCAAGGAAGACCTGGAAGAAAAGATCGCGCTCTACGGCAAGACCGCAGAAGAGCTCATCGAGAGTACCAGGACAAAGGCTGACGACCATGTTCATTCATGCTTCTTAGAGCTCGGCCAGAGCTTCGTCGACATGGAGTCCACGGAGTTTTCGCAGAACCTCAAGATCAGGCTCGTGGATAAATACGACAGCCTCCCTGACGCAGTAAAGAAAGTTTTCGTCACTGCAACAGATCTCGAAAAGAAGGGCGACATCTTAGTAGGAACTCTCGTTAAGTCCGGCATCCCTGAGATGCTCTCCCTTGCTGATTCATCCTATAAGGCAATCAGGCTTACCGACAACACACAGAACTTCTTAAGAACGTCCCTTCATTCCATGAACACCGGCACAAAGCTCTTAAACAAGGCCGGCAAGGCAGGTTCTGTCGCATCCAAAGTCGCAAACAAGTCCTCTTCGATCTTCGGCGTAGTAGGTGTCGGTCTGGAATTGGTCCTCCAGTTCAAGGAAGACTACGACGAGCAGTTAAAGCTCGAAGCAATGAAGAACAACCGCCAGAACATCAGGTCTGAATTCAACACTGCAGCAACGGAATTAGACGACTATGCAACCGACTACATCAAGCAGTGCGTAACAGACCCAATGGACCAGTCGGTCAAGTCCGTTGAGGACAACATCTCAGAACTCAGAAGCACCCGTGCCGACAGATCCGAGATGTGCCAGAAGCTCGAAAAGATCCAAAAGGAAGTCCAGGCTCTGATTGAAAGGATCCACGGCGCCGCATAA